One segment of Panicum virgatum strain AP13 chromosome 1K, P.virgatum_v5, whole genome shotgun sequence DNA contains the following:
- the LOC120712819 gene encoding probable protein phosphatase 2C 25 isoform X2, translated as MVLCNSRLGLAQENGTISEDVVRSAFSATEEGFLTLVRRTRFIKPLIAAVGSCCLVGVIWRGTLYVANLGDSRAVVGSLGRSNKIVAEPLTIDHNASVEEVRQELISRHPDDSQIVVLKHGVWRIKGIIQVSRTIGDAYLKRQEFALDPSITRFRLSEPLRRPVLTAEPSIYTRALHPQDKFVIFATDGLWEHLTNQQAVEIVYNNPRRGIAKRLVRAALKQAAQKREMRYDDLKKVEKGVRRFFHDDITVVVVYIDHGLLQHRDASVPELSVRGFADSVGPSRFSDVTAIS; from the exons ATGGTCCTTTGCAATAGCAGATTAG GACTTGCTCAAGAAAATGGAACAATATCTGAGGACGTTGTTCGGAGTGCATTTTCTGCTACTGAGGAAGGTTTCTTGACACTTGTGCGGAGAACACGTTTCATAAAGCCTTTGATTGCAGCAGTTGGATCCTGCTGTCTCGTTGGTGTTATATGGAGAGGGACGCTGTATGTGGCTAATCTAGGTGATTCCAGGGCTGTAGTTGGCAGTTTAGGTAGATCAAACAAGATTGTTGCTGAGCCACTCACAATAGATCATAATGCAAGTGTGGAGGAAGTGAGGCAGGAACTTATTTCACGTCATCCAGATGATTCTCAGATTGTTGTTCTCAAGCATGGTGTTTGGCGCATTAAGGGCATAATACAG GTTTCAAGGACAATTGGGGATGCTTATTTGAAGAGGCAGGAATTTGCTCTTGATCCCTCCATTACTCGTTTCCGCCTTTCTGAGCCTCTCCGCCGGCCTGTTCTTACAGCAGAGCCTTCTATATATACAAGAGCGCTTCATCCACAagataaatttgttatttttgcaACTGATGGTCTTTGGGAGCACCTGACAAATCAGCAAGCCGTTGAAATTGTCTACAACAATCCACGAAGA GGAATTGCAAAGAGACTAGTAAGAGCAGCATTGAAACAAGCTGCGCAGAAGAGGGAAATGAGATATGACGATCTGAAGAAAGTTGAAAAGGGAGTGCGCCGCTTCTTCCATGATGACATTACAGTAGTTGTTGTCTACATTGATCATGGATTACTGCAACATAGGGATGCTTCTGTGCCAGAACTCTCAGTCCGTGGGTTTGCGGATTCAGTTGGCCCCTCGAGGTTTTCAGATGTAACTGCCATATCCTGA